A single region of the Thermodesulfatator indicus DSM 15286 genome encodes:
- a CDS encoding cupin domain-containing protein: protein MIYFFPGKEVKFENHPKFSGVKWFPMIDKNKTDRVSVCYLLIEPGVEIPVHIHDPEIDSILVLEGEAEIYMNGGWHKVEAGDYLFVPAKEEHGVKNIGKTPLKLFIVHSPPLY, encoded by the coding sequence ATGATTTATTTTTTCCCAGGAAAAGAAGTAAAGTTTGAAAATCATCCCAAGTTTAGCGGGGTAAAGTGGTTCCCTATGATAGACAAAAATAAAACCGATCGCGTAAGCGTTTGTTATCTTCTCATTGAACCAGGAGTGGAAATTCCCGTTCACATCCATGATCCAGAGATAGATTCTATCCTTGTGCTTGAAGGCGAAGCTGAAATCTACATGAACGGCGGCTGGCATAAGGTAGAAGCTGGCGATTATTTATTCGTGCCCGCCAAAGAAGAACACGGCGTAAAAAATATTGGTAAAACGCCTCTTAAGCTCTTTATTGTTCATTCGCCACCGTTATATTAA
- the hisI gene encoding phosphoribosyl-AMP cyclohydrolase, producing MIKPDFEKTGGLVPVIAQDYKTGDVLMLAYMNEEAWKKTLETGKVHYYSRSRNKIWLKGESSGHVQLVKEIFLDCDLDTVLIKVDQLGGAACHKGYRSCFYRRLDGNELKIVGEKIFDPEVVYGKKA from the coding sequence ATGATTAAACCTGATTTTGAAAAAACTGGTGGACTGGTGCCGGTTATTGCCCAGGATTATAAAACCGGCGACGTGCTTATGCTGGCTTATATGAACGAAGAAGCCTGGAAGAAGACTTTAGAAACTGGAAAAGTCCACTATTACAGCCGGAGCCGTAATAAAATATGGTTAAAAGGTGAATCTTCCGGTCACGTGCAGTTAGTAAAAGAAATTTTTCTTGACTGTGATCTTGATACAGTTTTGATAAAAGTTGACCAATTAGGTGGGGCGGCCTGCCACAAAGGTTATCGTTCCTGTTTTTATCGCCGATTAGATGGTAATGAGTTAAAAATTGTTGGCGAAAAAATATTTGATCCCGAGGTGGTCTATGGAAAAAAAGCTTAA
- the hisG gene encoding ATP phosphoribosyltransferase: MEKKLKLGIPKGSLEKATMELFEKSGWRINVHHRNYFPDIDDPEIECAICRAQEMSRYVEQGILDCGITGKDWILENNSDVHTITELIYSKVSKRPARWVLAVPADSNIKRLEDLEGKKIATELVNFTKRYFAERGINVTVEFSWGATEAKVVQGLADAIVEVTETGSTIRAHGLKIIHELMQSTPQFIANHESWNDPWKRKKMEQLAIMLKGALRAHKLVGLKMNVARENLDKIVEILPSLNAPTISPLYQSDWFAVETVVSEDVVRELIPKLLEAGAQGIIEYALNKVI, translated from the coding sequence ATGGAAAAAAAGCTTAAACTTGGAATTCCAAAGGGAAGTCTTGAGAAGGCTACTATGGAACTATTTGAAAAATCTGGCTGGCGTATAAATGTTCACCACCGGAATTATTTTCCAGACATTGATGACCCGGAGATAGAATGTGCCATTTGCCGCGCGCAGGAAATGAGCCGTTATGTAGAACAGGGCATTCTTGATTGCGGCATAACCGGAAAAGACTGGATTCTTGAAAATAACTCTGATGTTCATACTATAACCGAACTAATCTATTCCAAAGTTAGCAAAAGGCCGGCTCGTTGGGTTTTGGCGGTCCCAGCTGATTCTAACATTAAAAGGCTAGAAGATTTAGAAGGTAAAAAAATTGCCACCGAGCTAGTTAATTTCACCAAGCGTTATTTTGCCGAAAGAGGCATAAACGTAACGGTTGAATTTTCCTGGGGAGCCACAGAGGCCAAAGTGGTCCAAGGGCTTGCCGATGCCATCGTAGAGGTTACGGAAACCGGAAGTACCATAAGGGCTCACGGACTAAAGATTATTCACGAACTCATGCAGAGTACGCCGCAGTTCATTGCTAATCACGAATCCTGGAATGACCCTTGGAAAAGAAAAAAAATGGAACAACTGGCTATTATGTTGAAAGGGGCCTTACGCGCCCATAAACTAGTAGGGCTCAAAATGAACGTAGCTAGAGAAAATCTGGATAAAATAGTGGAAATACTGCCAAGCTTAAATGCTCCTACCATTTCGCCGCTTTACCAGAGTGACTGGTTTGCCGTGGAAACTGTGGTCTCTGAAGATGTAGTAAGAGAGCTTATTCCCAAACTCCTTGAAGCCGGGGCTCAGGGAATAATTGAATACGCCTTAAACAAGGTAATTTAA
- a CDS encoding tetratricopeptide repeat protein, with protein sequence MRFKKLLLFVFLLGMAACQSVEPPPSFYQEKSNVHLERAYIYYHEGRLAEALKEAFLAKDINPKDHNIYNLIGLIYMDKGQYNEAEKYFKKALEIAPDSPEILNNLGSLYLLKNEIKKAISCFEKALKDPFYPKPFIAYTNLAWAYYKLGDKDKAIYYLDKALNYNPRYSVAYFYRGLIALEEGILDKAQLDFRRAIRFNRQDMASRYYLGIVYFRLNQIEKAKKVWRSIIELAPESRWALKAEEKLMTLEELEGS encoded by the coding sequence ATGCGTTTTAAAAAATTACTTTTGTTCGTTTTTTTATTGGGAATGGCGGCCTGCCAGAGTGTGGAGCCACCGCCCAGTTTTTATCAAGAAAAGTCCAATGTTCACCTTGAAAGAGCCTATATCTACTATCACGAAGGCCGCCTGGCTGAAGCCTTAAAAGAGGCTTTTCTGGCCAAAGATATTAACCCTAAGGACCATAACATCTATAACCTGATCGGCCTAATTTACATGGACAAAGGCCAATATAACGAAGCCGAAAAATACTTCAAAAAAGCTTTGGAAATAGCCCCGGATTCACCTGAAATTCTTAATAATTTAGGTTCACTCTATCTACTTAAAAACGAAATAAAAAAAGCTATTTCTTGCTTTGAAAAGGCCTTAAAAGACCCCTTTTATCCTAAACCCTTTATTGCTTACACAAACCTGGCCTGGGCTTACTACAAACTGGGAGACAAAGATAAGGCTATTTATTACTTAGATAAAGCCCTCAACTACAACCCCAGGTATTCGGTGGCCTACTTTTATAGAGGTTTAATAGCCCTGGAAGAAGGGATACTTGATAAAGCTCAGCTTGATTTTCGCCGTGCCATAAGATTTAACCGTCAGGACATGGCCTCCCGTTATTATCTGGGTATAGTTTATTTTCGTTTGAACCAGATAGAAAAAGCAAAAAAGGTATGGCGTTCAATTATAGAGCTAGCCCCAGAGTCCCGCTGGGCCTTAAAGGCTGAAGAAAAACTCATGACTTTAGAAGAACTAGAAGGTTCTTAA
- a CDS encoding DUF2905 domain-containing protein has product MNPFEDLGKIIILVGLFMVFVGGIMILGSKIPFLGKLPGDILIKRDNFTFYFPLGTCILLSILLTLIFSLIFRK; this is encoded by the coding sequence ATGAATCCCTTTGAAGACTTAGGGAAGATTATCATACTGGTTGGCCTTTTTATGGTTTTTGTCGGCGGGATAATGATTCTTGGTAGCAAAATACCGTTTTTAGGTAAACTTCCTGGAGACATACTAATAAAGCGAGATAACTTTACTTTTTATTTTCCGCTGGGGACATGTATTCTTTTAAGTATTCTTTTAACTCTTATTTTTTCGTTAATATTTCGTAAGTAG
- a CDS encoding epoxyqueuosine reductase QueH, which yields MKKSKILLHICCGPCALYPLKVLYKEGFEVTGYFFNPNIHPYQEFRRRIRALRQVAEIKNLPVIYDTEYGLRNFLRAITYREDKRCEICYLIRLEQTVKKALEEKAEAFTTTLLYSRYQAHSLIKDIAEDLAFRYKVPFLYKDFRIGWEEGQEEAKILDIYRQPYCGCIFSEEERYNKKLRRRLRRAKNESL from the coding sequence ATGAAAAAATCAAAAATTTTACTCCATATTTGTTGTGGCCCTTGTGCCCTTTATCCTTTAAAAGTTCTTTATAAAGAGGGTTTTGAAGTAACCGGTTATTTTTTTAACCCTAATATACACCCTTATCAGGAATTTCGCAGAAGGATTCGGGCTTTAAGGCAAGTAGCAGAAATAAAAAATTTACCTGTAATTTACGATACCGAATACGGCTTGAGAAATTTTTTAAGAGCCATTACTTACCGGGAAGATAAACGATGTGAGATTTGTTATTTAATAAGGCTTGAACAAACAGTAAAAAAGGCTTTGGAAGAAAAAGCTGAAGCCTTTACCACCACCCTACTTTATAGTCGCTATCAAGCTCATAGCCTCATAAAAGATATAGCCGAAGACCTTGCTTTTCGTTACAAAGTTCCCTTTTTATATAAGGATTTTAGAATCGGCTGGGAAGAGGGTCAGGAAGAAGCTAAAATACTTGATATCTACCGCCAGCCTTATTGTGGTTGTATATTTAGTGAAGAGGAACGCTACAATAAAAAATTACGCCGAAGATTAAGGAGGGCCAAAAATGAATCCCTTTGA
- the dnaN gene encoding DNA polymerase III subunit beta — protein sequence MKLIVEKESLLKVLSKVQGIADRKSSMAILSTILFKVLDSGIEISATDLELGFKSYVEAEVETPGALAVPARKFYEIVKDFPQERLILEEEGHYLNITSPGDDDVFFRLACLPAEDFPALPVTEEAGLIEIAGDLLAEMITKTIFCVATEETRFILSGIYMEQPEGEDVLRLVATDGHRLAMIDRQIENISSLNLNPGIIVPKKAAQEIKKLAQDIPILQFGLKDNHLIIAAPNMVLTARLIDGQYPDYRAVIPDVQENPVILPRQKLLEALKRTSIISAERYRPVAFHLNPGYLTLVAQHPDLGEAREKIPINYEGEEVALNFNAKYLIDALEAMNSEEVEFYLKDEDTPCIIKGPEDFGFLCLVMPMSSV from the coding sequence ATGAAACTTATTGTGGAAAAAGAATCTCTTCTAAAAGTACTTTCAAAAGTTCAAGGTATAGCTGACCGTAAATCCAGTATGGCCATTCTTTCTACAATTCTATTTAAAGTCCTCGATAGTGGTATCGAAATTTCGGCTACAGACCTTGAGTTAGGTTTTAAATCATATGTTGAAGCTGAAGTGGAAACTCCTGGAGCCTTAGCCGTTCCGGCTCGCAAATTTTACGAGATAGTCAAAGACTTTCCTCAAGAGAGGCTTATTCTTGAAGAAGAAGGCCATTATTTAAATATTACTTCTCCTGGAGACGATGATGTTTTCTTTCGTCTGGCCTGTCTTCCCGCGGAAGATTTTCCTGCCCTTCCTGTAACAGAAGAAGCTGGCTTAATAGAAATAGCCGGTGATTTATTGGCTGAGATGATTACAAAAACCATATTCTGTGTAGCCACAGAAGAAACTCGCTTCATTCTTTCTGGTATTTATATGGAACAGCCTGAAGGAGAAGATGTTCTGCGTTTAGTTGCCACTGATGGCCATCGTCTGGCCATGATAGACCGCCAGATTGAGAATATTTCAAGCCTTAATCTTAATCCAGGAATTATTGTGCCTAAGAAGGCGGCCCAAGAGATAAAAAAGCTAGCACAAGATATTCCCATTTTACAGTTCGGTTTAAAAGATAACCATCTTATTATAGCTGCCCCCAACATGGTGCTTACAGCTCGTTTGATAGATGGCCAGTATCCCGATTACCGGGCTGTTATTCCTGATGTTCAAGAAAACCCAGTAATTCTACCGCGCCAAAAACTTCTTGAGGCTTTAAAGCGAACATCTATTATTTCGGCTGAACGTTATCGTCCGGTAGCCTTTCATTTAAACCCAGGTTATCTTACCCTTGTTGCTCAGCATCCTGATCTAGGTGAGGCTAGAGAAAAAATTCCTATAAACTATGAAGGCGAAGAAGTTGCTCTTAATTTTAACGCCAAATATTTGATTGACGCCCTTGAGGCCATGAATTCAGAGGAAGTAGAATTTTACCTTAAAGATGAAGATACCCCCTGTATAATCAAAGGTCCTGAAGACTTCGGTTTTCTCTGCTTAGTAATGCCCATGTCGAGTGTGTAG
- the gyrB gene encoding DNA topoisomerase (ATP-hydrolyzing) subunit B, with the protein MKNNYKASQIKVLEGLEGVRTRPAMYIGSTGPEGFHHLLWEVVDNAVDEALAGFCTEIKVIIHEDNSITVADNGRGIPIDIHPTEGIPALEVVMTKLHAGGKFDHSVYKVSGGLHGVGVSVVNALSEWLIAEVHRDGKIYRQKYERGVTVTPLEVVGETQKSGTIITFKPDVEIFGELEFDYEIIENRLRELAFLNPKVKFILIDERTGAKQEFHYKGGIIEFVKHLNRRREVINKEPIYVSGEKDLVQIEVALQYHTGFNEICYSFVNNINTKEGGTHVIGFRAALTKAINRYIATHDNLPKALKIKVEGDDVREGLTTVISVRIPEPQFEGQTKTKLGNSEIKPLVESIVFEGLSRWFEEHPKEIRQILAKIVEAARAREAARRARELVRKKGQALDVMMAGKLAECQSKKPEERELFIVEGDSAGGSAKQGRDRRFQAILPLRGKILNVEKARFDKMISSEEIRQLVAALGTGIGPKDFDPDKCRYHKIIIMTDADVDGAHIRTLLLTFFYRQMIPLVERGFLYIAQPPLYRIVEGKKETYLKDDQDLDVYLFERAVKNIVIEIEGKGFSQAEAKKFLKELAALEEALQELSRKGIWPEAAMVLLNAGVSRADQFSDREFVENLASLFKDKGFRTGNIRLSRSRDDAYEFDVSSREFSYLFFTVSPYIPVFKEYRRARKKFEALKDYLGKPIKVIVRGEEKTFDMLRDFLEFIREEGRRGIHIQRYKGLGEMNPEQLWQTTMNPETRRLLRVDISDASLADELFNTLMGEKVEPRREFIQTHALEYRELDI; encoded by the coding sequence ATGAAAAATAATTATAAGGCTTCCCAAATCAAAGTTTTAGAAGGGTTAGAAGGGGTAAGAACCAGGCCGGCTATGTATATTGGCTCAACCGGCCCAGAGGGTTTTCATCACCTTCTTTGGGAGGTGGTGGATAACGCCGTGGACGAGGCGCTGGCTGGTTTTTGCACCGAGATAAAAGTTATTATCCACGAGGATAATTCCATCACTGTGGCTGATAACGGCCGTGGTATTCCTATAGATATCCATCCTACAGAAGGGATTCCTGCTCTTGAAGTGGTGATGACTAAACTTCATGCTGGCGGCAAGTTTGACCACAGTGTTTATAAAGTTTCTGGTGGTCTTCACGGGGTGGGAGTTTCGGTGGTAAACGCCCTTTCTGAGTGGCTTATAGCCGAGGTCCACCGTGACGGAAAGATATACCGCCAGAAGTATGAGCGAGGTGTCACTGTAACTCCCCTTGAAGTGGTAGGTGAAACCCAAAAAAGTGGCACTATCATCACTTTTAAGCCTGATGTAGAAATATTTGGCGAGCTTGAATTTGATTACGAGATTATAGAAAATCGTCTAAGAGAGCTTGCCTTTTTAAACCCCAAAGTAAAGTTTATCTTGATTGACGAACGAACCGGCGCTAAACAGGAGTTTCATTATAAAGGTGGCATAATTGAATTCGTCAAACACTTAAATCGCCGCCGAGAGGTCATCAACAAAGAACCCATTTATGTTTCCGGTGAAAAAGATCTGGTGCAAATAGAAGTAGCCCTTCAGTATCACACGGGTTTTAACGAAATCTGTTATTCATTCGTGAACAACATAAATACCAAAGAAGGCGGCACTCACGTAATCGGTTTTAGGGCAGCTTTGACCAAAGCCATTAATCGTTATATTGCCACCCACGACAATCTACCAAAGGCTTTAAAAATCAAGGTAGAAGGTGACGACGTCCGCGAAGGGCTTACCACGGTTATATCGGTAAGGATCCCTGAACCCCAATTTGAAGGGCAGACAAAGACTAAACTTGGCAACAGTGAAATAAAGCCTTTGGTGGAATCAATAGTTTTTGAAGGTCTTTCTCGCTGGTTTGAGGAGCACCCCAAAGAGATTCGCCAGATTCTCGCCAAGATAGTGGAAGCGGCTAGAGCCCGTGAGGCAGCCAGGCGAGCGCGTGAGCTGGTGCGTAAAAAGGGCCAGGCTCTGGACGTAATGATGGCTGGAAAACTTGCGGAATGTCAGTCTAAGAAACCAGAAGAAAGAGAGCTTTTCATTGTTGAGGGAGATTCGGCTGGTGGCAGTGCCAAACAAGGGCGAGACCGGCGTTTCCAAGCTATCTTACCACTTAGAGGAAAGATTCTTAATGTGGAAAAGGCCCGTTTTGATAAGATGATCTCCTCTGAAGAGATTCGCCAGCTCGTAGCAGCCCTTGGTACGGGCATTGGCCCTAAAGATTTTGATCCGGATAAGTGCCGTTATCACAAGATTATTATCATGACCGATGCTGATGTTGACGGTGCTCATATAAGAACTCTCCTTTTAACCTTCTTTTACCGTCAGATGATACCTCTGGTGGAAAGAGGATTTCTTTATATTGCTCAGCCACCTTTATATCGCATAGTAGAAGGCAAAAAAGAAACTTACCTGAAAGACGATCAGGACCTTGATGTCTACTTATTTGAACGGGCGGTAAAAAACATTGTGATAGAAATAGAAGGTAAAGGCTTTTCTCAGGCTGAGGCCAAGAAGTTCCTTAAAGAGCTGGCCGCTTTGGAAGAGGCCTTACAGGAGCTTTCACGCAAAGGTATTTGGCCAGAGGCGGCTATGGTGCTTTTAAACGCCGGAGTGAGCCGAGCTGATCAGTTTTCCGACCGTGAGTTTGTAGAAAACTTGGCCTCTTTGTTTAAAGATAAAGGTTTTCGCACGGGCAATATTCGTTTGAGCCGCTCGCGCGATGACGCTTACGAATTTGACGTTTCTTCGCGGGAGTTTTCTTATCTATTTTTTACGGTAAGCCCTTATATTCCCGTATTTAAAGAATATCGCAGAGCTCGTAAAAAATTTGAGGCCTTAAAAGATTATCTCGGCAAACCCATTAAAGTTATAGTTAGGGGAGAAGAAAAAACTTTTGATATGCTCCGCGACTTTCTTGAGTTTATAAGAGAAGAAGGCCGAAGAGGTATTCATATTCAACGCTACAAAGGTCTTGGAGAGATGAATCCTGAGCAACTCTGGCAGACTACTATGAATCCGGAAACCAGAAGGCTCTTGCGAGTTGACATTTCAGACGCCTCTTTGGCAGATGAGCTTTTTAATACCCTTATGGGAGAGAAGGTAGAACCAAGGCGTGAGTTTATACAGACTCATGCCCTTGAATACCGTGAGTTAGACATCTAG
- a CDS encoding DUF6485 family protein, with protein MECQKEKNLARCNCTYEPCSKKGICCECLSYHLSRRELPGCCFPQEAERTWDRSFEHFARLVREGKI; from the coding sequence ATGGAGTGTCAAAAAGAGAAAAACTTGGCTCGTTGTAATTGCACGTATGAGCCCTGTTCTAAAAAAGGTATATGCTGTGAGTGTTTGAGTTATCATTTATCAAGGCGAGAGCTTCCGGGATGTTGTTTTCCGCAAGAGGCAGAGCGCACCTGGGACCGTTCTTTTGAACACTTCGCCCGCTTGGTTAGAGAAGGAAAAATTTAA